A single region of the Ascaphus truei isolate aAscTru1 chromosome 6, aAscTru1.hap1, whole genome shotgun sequence genome encodes:
- the TMEM39B gene encoding transmembrane protein 39B, with translation MAGGRRGPNRTSYCRTPLCDPGAAGGPMHGGASSVSGMRSRARSSSGTGLSSPPLAAQNVLPLRHCKIPELPVERNLLFELQLFFCHLIALFVHYINIYKTVWWYPPSHPPSHTSLNFHLIDFNVLTLTTIVLARRLIGAIVKEASQGGKPSLPHSLLLVVTRFAVLTGTGWSLCRSIIHLFRTHSFLNLLFLCYPFGMYIPFLQLSCDFRKSGLFSPMSGLGPREGGELGSSERGGRDYLTVLQETWKQHTRHMYSVEPLPTHACCLSPDLIRSEVHYLKLNFNWRVREVLLSAMLSAYYVAFVPVWFVKSTQYYDKRWSCELFLQVSLSTSVILTQHLLPARYCDLMHKAAAHLGCWQKVDPALCSNVLQHSWMEECMWPQGVLVKHNKNVYKAIGHYNVAVPSDVSHFRFHFFFSNPLRVLNFLMALEGALIFYQLYSLLFSEKWHHTISLALILFSNYYAFFKLLRDRIVLGKAYSYTGSSEPEQKLN, from the exons ATGGCCGGCGGACGGAGGGGCCCTAACAGGACGTCCTACTGCCGGACCCCCCTTTGTGACCCGGGAGCAGCGGGGGGCCCTATGCATGGGGGGGCCTCATCTGTCAGTGGAATGAGATCTCGTGCCAG GAGTAGCTCTGGCACAGGCCTGTCCAGTCCCCCGCTGGCTGCACAGAACGTGCTCCCCCTGCGACACTGTAAGATCCCGGAGCTCCCCGTGGAGAGAAACCTCTTGTTTGAGCTGCAGCTATTTTTCTGTCACCTCATTGCCCTGTTCGTGCACTACATCAACATCTACAAGACCGTCTGGTGGTATCCACCctcgcaccccccctcacacacctccctg AACTTCCACCTAATTGACTTCAACGTGTTGACTCTCACCACCATTGTGCTGGCGAGGAGGCTGATCGGAGCCATTGTGAAGGAG GCCTCACAAGGCGGGAAGCCCTCGCTGCCACACTCGCTTCTCCTCGTGGTCACGCGTTTCGCGGTGCTGACGGGCACGGGCTGGAGTCTGTGTCGCTCCATTATCCACCTGTTCAGGACACACTCCTTCCTGAACCTGCTGTTCCTGTGCTACCC GTTCGGTATGTACATCCCCTTCCTGCAGCTGAGCTGTGACTTCCGCAAGTCTGGTCTCTTCTCCCCCATGTCCGGCCTGGGCCCCCGCGAAGGGGGAGAGCTGGGCTCCTCGGAGCGGGGAGGCCGGGACTACCTTACGGTCCTGCAGGAGACGTGGAAGCAACACACACGGCACATGTACAGCGTGGAGCCCCTGCCCACACACGCCTGCTGTCTGTCCCCAGACCTCATCCGCAGCGAGGTGCATTACCTGAAGCTGAACTTCAACTGGAGGGTTCGGGAGGTGCTGCTCAGCGCCATGCTCTCTGCCTACTATGTGGCCTTCGTACCCGTGTGGTTTGTGAAG AGCACACAATATTATGATAAGCGCTGGTCCTGTGAGCTCTTCCTGCAGGTCTCCCTCAGCACATCAGTCATCCTCACTCAGCACCTGCTGCCCGCGCGATACTGCGACCTCATGCACAAAGCAGCCGCTCACCTGGGCTGTTGGCAGAAAGTGGACCCCGCACTGTGCTCCAACGTGCTGCAGCATTC GTGGATGGAGGAGTGCATGTGGCCACAGGGGGTGCTGGTCAAGCACAACAAGAATGTCTACAAAGCAATTGGTCACTACAATGTGGCCGTCCCCTCTGACGTGTCTCACTTCCGCTTCCAT ttTTTCTTCAGTAACCCGCTGCGGGTCCTGAACTTTTTAATGGCGCTGGAGGGAGCTCTGATCTTTTACCAGCTCTACTCCCTCCTGTTCTCGGAGAAGTGGCATCACACCATCTCCTTGGCTCTCATCCTCTTCAGCAATTACTATGCCTTCTTCAAGCTGCTACGTGACCGCATCGTGCTGGGCAAAGCATATTCCTACACGGGCAGTTCGGAGCCAGAACAGAAGTTGAACTGA